The following proteins are co-located in the Phaenicophaeus curvirostris isolate KB17595 chromosome 12, BPBGC_Pcur_1.0, whole genome shotgun sequence genome:
- the CILP gene encoding cartilage intermediate layer protein 1 — translation MISTKGWIPLLLLGATSVLGQRLLQPALGRIQIGQKTFSPLVMLSLESTRSNSRRGDPTFIYTRRSPLVQDSKRFLSPWSKWSECSGKCGQTGVQKRTRSCLAERLWGVHCNEATEEGRLCIGHVCSACNITCPMGRINADCDACMCEDAILHGKVSLEDGSPAADARVYLQATKLKLLTTADNRGMFRIPGVCPDGKTSLKIKKAKYATATVTVPVSNRRNLAIQVQLQRSGKPYVFRSPEDKARRVGQSVSLCCDAVGNPAPDRYLWYHNGSLLDPSLYKYKNNLILKNLNRDQSGEYFCKASSAGGSAKSQSAKLAVIGRQEAACNSQPQSHLIQLPHDCFQKETNSFYYDVGKCPAKTCTGKVDKGLRCKDNVAYCCGVSKMVNRDISCNGYTLPTKVVVECGCKKCTETKITVRGRATAADNGEPLRFGHIYMGNKRVSMTGYKGTFSIQVPADTERLVLTFVDRLQKFVNTTKVLPFKENGGAVFHDIKLLRKKAPITLESTETNMISLGEMEDDPIAELEIPPNAFYRKNGEAYRGKVKASVTFLDPRNISTAAVTQSDLNFVDDEGDVFPLRTYGMFSVDFTDEQGTESLNAEEVKVHLDAAQVKMPEHLQEMKLWSLNPETGLWEEEGDFNFEKSRRRKREQRTFLVGNMEIKERRLFNLDVPESRRCYIKIRAYRSERFLQSEQIQGVVISIINMEPEPGFSSNPRAWGRFDSVVTGPNGACVPAFCDEQNPEAYTAYILASMGGEELEAVPSAPKLNPNAVGVPQPYLNKLNYKRTDHEDSSTKKTAFSINMAKPSPNSPEENNGPIYAYENISECEEAPHSAAHFRFYRIEGDRYDYNTVPFSEDDLMSWTDDYLAWWPKPMEFRACYIKVKINGPQEVNIRSRNMGGTHPRTIGKLYGIRDVRSIRDPGQPDVSAACLEFKCSGMLFDQDRVDRTLVKVVPQGSCRRESVNSMLHEYLVNHLPMATNNDSSEYTMLAPLDPLGHNYGIYTVTDQDPRIAKEIALGRCFDGTSDGTSRTMKSNIGIGLTFTCSERSTAEQSIFQSQRNMGQQSILVQPGESPAYRRQPASRRTTQGRIPMRGQRSPTY, via the exons GTCCGCTGGTGCAAGATTCAAAACGCTTTTTGTCTCCATGGTCGAAATGGAGTGAGTGCTCAGGAAAGTGTGGCCAAACCGGTGTGCAGAAGCGTACCAGATCCTGCCTAGCCGAGCGCCTCTGGGGTGTGCACTGTAATGAAGCAACTGAGGAAGGGCGGCTCTGCATTGGACATGTTTGCTCAG cctgCAATATCACCTGCCCCATGGGCCGCATCAACGCCGACTGCGATGCTTGCATGTGTGAGGATGCAATCCTGCATGGGAAAGTCTCTCTAGAGGACGGGTCACCCGCTGCCGATGCCCGGGTCTACCTGCAAGCCACGAAACTCAAGCTGTTGACAACAGCTGACAACAGGGGCATGTTTAGGATCCCAGGGGTTTGTCCTGATGGCAAAACCAgccttaaaataaagaaagccAAATATGCAACAGCGACTGTCACTGTGCCAGTGAGCAACAGAAGAAACCTGGCAATCCAAGTGCAACTGCAACGATCAG GCAAACCCTACGTTTTCAGGAGCCCTGAGGACAAAGCCAGGAGAGTGGGACAGAGCGTGTCTCTCTGCTGCGATGCCGTTGGGAACCCAGCTCCTGACCGCTATCTCTG GTACCACAATGGCTCACTGCTGGATCCCTCCTTatacaaatataaaaacaaCCTGATTCTGAAGAACCTGAACAGAGACCAGTCTGGAGAGTATTTCTGCAAGGCCAGCAGTGCTGGGGGCTCGGCGAAGTCCCAGTCTGCCAAGCTTGCTGTAATAG GAAGACAAGAGGCAGCCTGTAACTCCCAACCCCAAAGCCACCTCATCCAGCTTCCGCATGACTGCTTCCAAAAAGAAACTAACTCCTTCTACTATGATGTGGGGAAGTGCCCAGCAAAGACCTGCACTGGGAAGGTGGATAAAGGACTCCGGTGTAAGGACAACGTTGCCTACTGCTGTGGGGTGTCCAAGATGGTAAACAGAGACATCTCCTGCAATGGGTACACGCTCCCCACTAAAGTAGTCGTAGAATGTGGCTGCAAAAAATGCACCGAGACCAAAATAACAGTTCGAGGCAGAGCCACAGCTGCAGATAATGGTGAGCCGCTAAGGTTTGGCCACATCTACATGGGGAACAAGAGAGTGAGCATGACTGGCTACAAGGGAACCTTCTCCATCCAGGTCCCAGCAGACACAGAAAGACTGGTTCTAACTTTCGTTGATCGTCTGCAGAAGTTTGTGAACACAACAAAAGTTCTACCCTTCAAGGAAAATGGAGGTGCTGTGTTTCACGATATCAAGCTACTAAGAAAGAAAGCCCCTATTACACTGGAATCCACAGAAACCAACATGATTTCCTTGGGAGAAATGGAAGATGATCCAATCGCTGAATTAGAAATCCCTCCCAATGCATTTTATAGGAAAAATGGAGAAGCCTACAGAGGCAAAGTGAAAGCCAGTGTGACATTTCTGGACCCAAGAAACATCTCAACAGCTGCTGTGACACAAAGTGACCTGAACTTTGTAGATGATGAAGGAGATGTATTCCCACTCCGCACGTATGGCATGTTTTCCGTGGACTTCACTGATGAACAGGGAACCGAGTCTCTTAATGCAGAGGAGGTGAAGGTTCATTtggatgctgctcaagtcaagATGCCCGAGCACCTGCAAGAGATGAAACTTTGGTCACTGAACCCAGAGACAGGATTatgggaggaagaaggggacTTCAACTTTGAGAAAAGCAGACGACGCAAAAGGGAGCAGAGAACATTTTTGGTTGGGAACATGGAGATCAAAGAAAGGCGGCTTTTTAACCTGGACGTCCCAGAGAGCAGACGGTGCTACATTAAAATCCGAGCATACAGAAGTGAAAGATTTCTGCAAAGCGAGCAGATCCAAGGGGTTGTGATTTCTATTATAAACATGGAACCAGAACCAGGGTTCTCCTCCAACCCCAGAGCATGGGGCCGTTTTGACAGTGTGGTCACTGGTCCTAATGGCGCCTGTGTGCCCGCTTTCTGTGACGAACAAAACCCTGAGGCCTACACAGCTTATATCTTGGCAAGCATGGGGGGCGAAGAGCTTGAAGCTGTACCCTCTGCTCCCAAACTCAACCCTAACGCTGTTGGGGTCCCACAGCCATATCTCAACAAGCTCAACTACAAGAGGACAGACCACGAGGACTCCAGCACTAAGAAAACGGCATTCAGCATTAACATGGCCAAACCAAGCCCTAATTCCCCAGAGGAGAATAATGGCCCAATTTATGCATATGAAAACATAAGCGAATGTGAGGAAGCCCCACACAGTGCTGCTCACTTCAGGTTTTACAGGATAGAGGGAGACCGGTATGACTACAACACTGTTCCCTTCAGTGAAGATGACCTCATGAGCTGGACTGATGACTACCTGGCATGGTGGCCCAAGCCCATGGAATTTAGGGCCTGCTacattaaagtaaaaataaatggacCCCAAGAGGTAAATATAAGGTCTCGTAACATGGGTGGGACACACCCACGTACCATTGGTAAGCTATATGGCATCAGGGACGTCCGCAGCATTCGGGATCCTGGGCAGCCAGATGTGTCAGCAGCCTGCCTGGAGTTCAAGTGCAGTGGCATGCTCTTTGATCAAGACCGTGTGGACCGCACACTCGTTAAAGTTGTCCCACAAGGCAGCTGCCGCCGAGAGAGCGTCAACAGCATGCTGCACGAGTACTTGGTGAACCACCTCCCCATGGCCACAAACAACGACTCCAGTGAGTACACAATGctggctcctctggacccacttgGGCACAACTATGGCATCTACACTGTCACAGACCAAGACCCAAGGATTGCCAAGGAAATCGCCCTGGGCAGGTGTTTTGATGGCACTTCTGATGGCACCTCCAGAACCATGAAGAGCAACATCGGCATTGGGTTGACTTTCACATGTTCAGAGAGGAGCACAGCGGAGCAAAGCATCTTCCAGTCTCAGAGGAACATGGGCCAGCAGTCCATACTGGTTCAACCAGGGGAGAGCCCTGCGTACCGAAGGCAGCCGGCAAGCCGACGAACCACCCAAGGCAGAATCCCCATGAGAGGTCAACGTTCTCCTACATACTAG